The Brachyspira hyodysenteriae ATCC 27164 genome includes a window with the following:
- a CDS encoding DUF6348 family protein: protein MNNEELDLQFHKLYEEGNHKGIIELILSLPKERLNDDIKGQLAVAYNNTAEFDLAIETLNSLSEETKSHHTWFYKIAYAYSGKSDMSNANLNIDRALYTLEMNKSLISNEEYEYFNNLYNNLKEYIQGGSMHYEANSVNIDDPDSIIKDVSSILSNDIDNEIIEGSIVIKKWNIFINAYSDTITDKSAVINYYISSPDWDRDIFECCASAGKDANTSVGLSNGSFIFGIMTGIKAMNENRILDEVETEFAGKKHKWKVYTSNLVNMGGDNGKPKNVNIYWDMFKDDILKRIGNQKICYIKIYGAKAGNDYSIGELRINDVNIPVLADKMNEYVKTWNETDFSSDKQFFFLVQDNETYTPYPFSNDEILKFIREYSNIVLNLKESEEAYDKLGNLAEELTKDYSLASDLFLFLPEICADNEFYNELHSGEIVNFNFQSSQKNCSVYKTQLYTYHLINNYLFELFREGAFNGKENDIYLRFINMSAGYNIYSQIKADYEKKNQKLENFEINLGFNVDDDYEIR from the coding sequence ATGAATAATGAAGAATTAGATTTACAATTTCATAAATTATATGAGGAAGGAAATCATAAAGGTATTATTGAATTAATACTTTCATTACCTAAAGAACGATTAAATGATGATATTAAAGGTCAGCTTGCAGTGGCCTATAATAATACTGCAGAATTTGATTTAGCTATAGAAACATTAAATTCCTTATCTGAAGAAACTAAAAGCCATCATACTTGGTTTTATAAAATTGCTTATGCATATTCAGGAAAATCTGATATGAGCAATGCCAATTTAAATATAGACAGAGCATTATATACATTAGAAATGAACAAATCTTTAATAAGCAATGAAGAATATGAGTACTTCAACAATTTATATAATAATTTAAAAGAATATATACAAGGCGGAAGTATGCATTATGAAGCTAATTCCGTTAATATTGATGATCCTGATTCTATCATAAAGGATGTATCATCTATTTTATCAAATGATATAGATAATGAAATAATAGAAGGAAGCATTGTAATAAAAAAATGGAATATATTTATAAATGCTTATTCTGATACTATAACAGATAAAAGTGCCGTTATAAACTATTATATATCCAGTCCTGATTGGGATAGAGATATATTTGAATGCTGTGCCAGTGCAGGAAAAGATGCCAATACTTCTGTAGGGCTTTCAAATGGAAGTTTTATATTCGGAATAATGACAGGCATAAAAGCTATGAATGAAAACAGAATACTTGATGAAGTAGAAACTGAATTTGCTGGTAAAAAACATAAATGGAAAGTTTATACAAGTAATTTAGTTAATATGGGCGGCGATAATGGAAAGCCTAAAAATGTTAATATTTATTGGGACATGTTCAAAGATGATATTTTAAAAAGAATAGGAAATCAAAAAATATGCTACATTAAAATATATGGAGCTAAGGCTGGTAATGATTATTCTATAGGAGAGCTTAGAATCAATGATGTTAATATACCAGTGCTTGCCGACAAAATGAATGAATATGTTAAAACTTGGAATGAAACAGATTTTTCATCAGACAAGCAGTTTTTCTTTTTAGTACAGGACAATGAAACATATACTCCTTATCCATTCAGTAATGATGAGATTTTAAAATTTATTAGAGAATATTCAAATATAGTTTTAAATTTAAAAGAGTCCGAAGAAGCTTATGATAAATTAGGAAATTTAGCAGAAGAGCTTACAAAGGATTATAGTCTCGCAAGTGATTTATTTTTATTCTTACCTGAAATATGTGCTGATAATGAATTTTATAATGAGCTTCATTCCGGAGAGATTGTTAATTTCAATTTTCAATCATCTCAAAAAAATTGTTCCGTATACAAAACTCAGCTTTATACATATCATTTAATCAATAATTATCTCTTTGAACTTTTTAGAGAAGGGGCATTTAACGGCAAGGAAAATGATATATATTTAAGATTTATAAATATGAGTGCAGGATACAATATATATTCTCAGATTAAAGCTGACTATGAAAAGAAAAATCAAAAGTTAGAAAATTTTGAAATAAATTTAGGTTTTAATGTAGATGATGATTATGAGATTAGATAA
- a CDS encoding DUF4234 domain-containing protein, which translates to MNIGAVRSIPTMFILNFFTLGIYHYYWIYYITLEVKNFTKRKDISPSLELLLSIITCNLYSIYWYNKYGNIIHKEIALKIDENDKNDVTQAIMLSFIIVLFVGMPIIGGLIFAFVMGVLVSGMAVLYGGAYNSFTLNPEVLLVFSGTILALIVIVIVITAMLLIPDIIMQKKLNSIWKKLKESHCNKN; encoded by the coding sequence ATGAATATAGGTGCTGTAAGATCAATTCCTACAATGTTTATTCTAAACTTCTTTACTTTAGGAATATACCATTACTATTGGATTTATTATATTACTTTAGAAGTGAAGAATTTTACCAAAAGAAAAGATATATCTCCTTCATTAGAACTTTTACTTAGTATTATTACCTGCAATCTTTACAGCATATATTGGTATAATAAATACGGAAATATTATTCATAAAGAAATAGCTTTAAAAATTGATGAAAATGATAAAAATGATGTTACTCAAGCAATTATGCTTTCATTTATTATCGTATTATTTGTAGGTATGCCAATTATAGGGGGATTAATATTTGCTTTTGTTATGGGAGTATTGGTAAGCGGTATGGCAGTACTTTATGGAGGAGCTTATAATAGTTTTACTTTGAATCCTGAAGTATTATTAGTATTTTCTGGTACTATATTGGCACTCATTGTTATTGTTATAGTAATTACTGCTATGCTGCTTATTCCTGATATTATTATGCAAAAGAAATTAAACTCTATATGGAAGAAGCTAAAAGAATCTCATTGTAATAAAAATTAA
- the gpmA gene encoding 2,3-diphosphoglycerate-dependent phosphoglycerate mutase has protein sequence MTKVVLIRHGESVWNKENLFTGWADVTLSEKGIEEAKAGGAELKKAGFTFDKAYTSTLTRAIKTLNLVLEEMGLLWIPVDKCWQLNERHYGALQGLNKSQTAEKYGEDQVKIWRRSYDTPPPALEKSDERYPGHDPRYKNLSEKELPLTECLKDTVARVVPFWENVILPDIKAGKKIIIAAHGNSLRALVKYLDNISDADITELNIPTGMPLVYELDDNFKAVNKQYLGDPEAVKKAMEAVANQGKKK, from the coding sequence ATGACAAAAGTTGTTTTAATTCGTCATGGTGAGAGTGTTTGGAACAAAGAAAATCTGTTTACAGGCTGGGCAGATGTTACATTATCAGAAAAAGGAATAGAAGAAGCTAAAGCAGGCGGAGCAGAATTAAAAAAAGCAGGATTTACTTTCGATAAAGCATACACTTCTACACTAACTCGTGCTATCAAAACTTTAAATTTAGTATTAGAAGAAATGGGACTTTTATGGATACCTGTAGACAAATGCTGGCAGTTAAATGAAAGACATTACGGAGCTTTACAGGGATTAAACAAATCACAAACAGCTGAAAAATACGGTGAAGATCAAGTAAAAATTTGGAGAAGAAGTTATGATACTCCTCCTCCAGCATTAGAAAAATCTGATGAGAGATATCCTGGACATGATCCACGCTATAAAAACTTATCAGAAAAAGAACTTCCTCTTACTGAATGTTTAAAAGATACAGTTGCAAGAGTAGTGCCTTTCTGGGAAAATGTTATACTTCCAGATATTAAAGCAGGTAAAAAAATAATCATTGCTGCTCATGGTAACAGCTTAAGAGCTTTAGTAAAATATTTAGATAATATTTCTGATGCTGATATTACTGAGCTTAATATACCTACAGGAATGCCTTTAGTTTATGAGCTTGATGATAATTTCAAAGCAGTTAATAAACAGTATTTAGGAGATCCTGAGGCTGTTAAAAAAGCTATGGAAGCAGTAGCAAATCAAGGTAAGAAAAAATAA
- a CDS encoding NAD-dependent deacylase, translating into MIDYKLIAKTIKESRYAVSFTGAGISVESGVPPFRGENGLWEKHGSQFAEISYFVKHQKESWKSLKKVFYDPITDVKPNKAHIVLANLEKMGIMRSVITQNIDNLHQEAGSKIVYELHGTAQYAVCMKCKTRYKITKEILAMDPPSCEKCGATLKPDFVFFGEQLPAIDFNSSIEDAQRSDLFIIVGTGGEVMPAAQIPHIAKKAGAKIIEINPAPSNFTNYIVDIYIQEKAGKAFAEIEKYL; encoded by the coding sequence ATGATAGACTACAAATTAATAGCAAAAACAATAAAAGAATCAAGATATGCTGTATCTTTTACAGGTGCGGGCATAAGCGTAGAAAGCGGTGTACCTCCTTTCAGAGGTGAAAATGGGCTTTGGGAAAAACATGGAAGTCAGTTCGCTGAAATTTCATATTTTGTAAAGCATCAAAAAGAATCTTGGAAATCTTTGAAAAAAGTTTTTTATGATCCTATAACAGATGTAAAACCTAACAAAGCTCATATAGTACTAGCAAATTTAGAAAAGATGGGGATTATGAGAAGTGTAATCACACAAAACATTGATAATCTTCATCAGGAAGCCGGAAGTAAAATAGTATATGAACTTCATGGAACAGCTCAATATGCAGTATGCATGAAATGTAAAACAAGATATAAAATAACTAAAGAGATTCTTGCTATGGATCCGCCTTCATGTGAGAAATGCGGAGCTACTTTGAAACCTGATTTTGTATTTTTTGGAGAACAGCTTCCTGCAATAGATTTCAATTCTTCTATAGAAGATGCACAGAGAAGTGATTTATTTATTATCGTAGGCACTGGAGGAGAAGTAATGCCTGCAGCACAAATTCCTCATATAGCCAAAAAAGCAGGTGCTAAAATTATAGAAATTAATCCTGCACCTTCTAATTTTACAAATTATATAGTTGATATTTATATTCAGGAAAAAGCTGGAAAAGCTTTCGCAGAAATAGAAAAATATTTATAA
- a CDS encoding bacteriohemerythrin codes for MSNKYIVWEDKYKVGYKRIDDQHLELIEIINDLHDCMDNKDSEDESLKAEFKKALKKTVDYVAYHFSYEEKIMHAIKYNKIIEHSSYHKEFTNTIYNYVKSYENGSLDAINNLVQYLKDWFLNHILVTDKKFIKEVKEALEKLSKEE; via the coding sequence ATGAGCAATAAATACATAGTATGGGAAGATAAGTATAAGGTAGGATATAAAAGAATAGATGATCAGCATTTAGAATTAATAGAAATAATTAATGATTTACATGATTGTATGGATAATAAAGATTCAGAAGATGAATCTCTTAAAGCTGAGTTTAAAAAAGCTTTAAAAAAAACTGTAGATTATGTAGCATACCATTTTTCCTATGAAGAGAAAATAATGCATGCTATTAAATACAATAAAATAATAGAACATTCTTCATATCATAAAGAATTTACGAATACAATTTACAATTATGTTAAATCTTATGAAAATGGCTCTTTAGATGCTATCAATAATCTAGTCCAGTATCTAAAAGATTGGTTTTTAAATCATATTTTAGTTACAGATAAAAAATTTATAAAAGAAGTTAAGGAAGCATTAGAAAAGCTTTCTAAAGAAGAATAA
- the kdsB gene encoding 3-deoxy-manno-octulosonate cytidylyltransferase encodes MPKITAIIPARYESTRFPKKLVYELLGKPIIIAVYDNVKATKKIDDCIVATDSKEIMDICEKNNAKAVMTSSEHTSGTSRIIEVAKKIESDIIINVQGDEPLIDESVLNPLIDAFDDENVDIATLKTKIDGDSPLIKDENAVKVVTDINNYAMYFSRATIPHKRFDQNISAEYYKHIGVYAFRKDILLKIEKLEECRYELIEKLEQLRWLYNGMKIKVLETKKFLHGIDTREDLEFVQNYLRNFAQSELNNENLYK; translated from the coding sequence ATGCCTAAAATAACAGCAATAATACCAGCCAGATATGAATCTACTAGATTTCCAAAAAAATTAGTTTATGAATTATTAGGAAAACCTATAATAATAGCAGTTTATGATAATGTTAAAGCTACTAAAAAAATAGATGACTGTATTGTTGCAACCGACTCTAAAGAAATAATGGATATATGCGAAAAAAATAATGCTAAGGCAGTAATGACTTCATCAGAACATACTTCAGGAACTTCAAGAATCATCGAAGTTGCTAAAAAAATTGAAAGCGATATTATTATAAATGTGCAAGGTGATGAACCTTTAATAGATGAATCTGTACTTAATCCGTTAATAGATGCTTTCGATGATGAAAATGTTGATATTGCCACTCTAAAAACAAAAATAGATGGTGATAGTCCTTTAATAAAAGATGAGAATGCTGTTAAAGTTGTTACTGATATAAATAATTATGCAATGTATTTTTCAAGAGCTACAATACCTCATAAAAGATTCGATCAGAATATAAGTGCTGAATACTATAAACATATAGGTGTTTATGCTTTTAGAAAAGATATTCTATTAAAAATAGAAAAATTAGAAGAATGCCGATATGAACTAATAGAAAAACTTGAACAATTAAGATGGTTGTATAATGGCATGAAAATAAAAGTTTTAGAGACAAAAAAATTCCTTCATGGTATAGATACAAGAGAAGATTTAGAATTCGTACAAAATTATTTAAGAAACTTTGCACAAAGTGAATTAAATAATGAAAATTTATATAAGTAA
- a CDS encoding PTS sugar transporter subunit IIA, whose protein sequence is MISLNDVEKYINNSYVILDLKADNKDEAISEMLIYSEANGLRINITQIIESMYKKEDIISSGLGYGVAFPHVRTNQVEDNDIIFAISKKGLNYSALDKKPVHLLTMFLTNKNSNEKYLGLLSLFTKISRMSMYPVVLLESKTIEEFKGKLIDISREMLGTK, encoded by the coding sequence ATGATTTCATTAAATGATGTTGAAAAATATATAAATAATTCTTATGTTATTTTAGATTTAAAAGCAGACAATAAAGATGAAGCTATTAGTGAAATGTTAATATATTCAGAAGCTAATGGACTTAGAATAAATATAACTCAAATAATTGAATCTATGTACAAAAAAGAAGATATCATAAGCAGCGGATTGGGATACGGAGTAGCTTTTCCGCATGTAAGAACAAATCAAGTTGAAGATAATGATATAATATTTGCTATATCAAAAAAAGGATTAAACTATTCTGCTCTTGATAAGAAACCCGTTCATTTACTTACCATGTTTTTAACTAATAAAAATAGTAATGAAAAATATTTAGGACTTCTTTCTTTATTTACAAAGATTTCAAGAATGAGTATGTATCCTGTTGTATTATTAGAATCAAAAACAATAGAAGAATTTAAAGGAAAATTAATAGATATATCCAGAGAAATGCTAGGAACAAAATAA
- the eno gene encoding phosphopyruvate hydratase, with translation MSLIDNIVAREILDSRGNPTVEVDVWLDSGVMGRAAVPSGASTGEHEAVELRDGDKSRYLGKGVQKAVENVNEIICNELIDMDALDQVEIDRTMIELDGTENKGKLGANAILGVSLAVAKAAAEELGMPLYRYIGGTNAKTLPVPMANILNGGAHSSAPIDFQEYMVMPVGAPTFKEGIRYVAEVFHNLKAILHDRGLSTTVGDEGGFAPTLKDNEEPLQVIMQAIEKAGYKPGDDIMIAMDPASSEFYNKDKKKYVFHKSDNRELTPAEMVDFYADLCSKYPIISIEDGVAEDDWEGWALLTQKLGKKVQLVGDDLFVTNVKRLQMGLDKNVANSILIKVNQIGSLTETLDSIELAKTHNYTAVVSHRSGETEDATIADIVVATNAGQIKTGSASRSDRIAKYNQLLRIEEELGNRAVYLGKKAFYNVIK, from the coding sequence ATGTCTTTAATAGATAATATAGTAGCTAGAGAAATATTAGATTCAAGAGGAAACCCTACAGTAGAAGTAGATGTATGGCTTGATAGCGGTGTTATGGGAAGAGCAGCTGTACCATCTGGAGCTTCTACAGGAGAACATGAGGCAGTAGAATTAAGAGACGGAGATAAATCAAGATATTTAGGAAAAGGCGTTCAAAAAGCTGTTGAAAACGTTAATGAAATTATTTGTAATGAACTTATTGATATGGATGCTTTAGATCAAGTTGAAATCGACAGAACTATGATAGAACTTGACGGAACTGAAAATAAAGGAAAATTAGGTGCTAATGCTATACTTGGTGTATCACTTGCTGTAGCAAAAGCAGCTGCTGAAGAATTAGGTATGCCATTATACAGATATATCGGCGGTACTAATGCTAAAACTTTACCAGTACCTATGGCTAATATATTAAACGGCGGTGCTCACTCATCAGCTCCAATAGACTTCCAAGAATATATGGTTATGCCAGTTGGTGCTCCTACTTTCAAAGAAGGTATACGTTATGTAGCTGAAGTATTCCATAACTTAAAAGCTATACTTCATGACAGAGGATTAAGCACTACTGTTGGTGATGAAGGTGGATTCGCTCCAACTCTTAAAGATAATGAAGAACCACTTCAAGTAATTATGCAAGCTATAGAAAAAGCTGGATACAAACCTGGTGATGATATAATGATCGCTATGGACCCTGCTTCAAGCGAATTCTATAACAAAGATAAGAAAAAATATGTATTCCATAAATCTGATAACAGAGAATTAACTCCTGCTGAAATGGTTGATTTCTATGCTGATTTATGCAGCAAATACCCTATTATATCAATAGAAGACGGTGTTGCTGAAGACGATTGGGAAGGTTGGGCTTTACTTACTCAAAAATTAGGTAAAAAAGTTCAATTAGTAGGTGATGACTTGTTCGTTACTAATGTAAAAAGACTTCAAATGGGATTAGACAAAAATGTTGCTAACTCTATTCTTATCAAAGTTAACCAAATCGGTTCTTTAACTGAAACTTTAGATTCTATTGAACTTGCTAAAACTCATAACTATACTGCTGTAGTTTCTCACAGATCTGGTGAAACTGAAGATGCTACTATTGCTGATATAGTTGTAGCTACTAATGCTGGTCAAATCAAAACAGGTTCTGCTTCAAGAAGTGATAGGATTGCAAAATACAATCAATTATTAAGAATCGAAGAAGAATTAGGTAACAGAGCTGTTTACTTAGGTAAAAAAGCATTCTATAATGTTATAAAATAA
- a CDS encoding redox-sensing transcriptional repressor Rex, with amino-acid sequence MISRTQIMRLLKYKNALRRMKSFGFIKAYSNNLGDAIGITSVQVRKDFSLFNISGNKKGGYNIDDLLEQIDSILGKQISHNIILVGYGKIGKALINYRGFESESIKIVAAFDHNPEKIDRNASTPILPIEELKDFIINNKIEIAILTVPDLEAQRMFDVICNAGIKGVLNFAPIKLLERPDCIINDVNIADEIESLFYFINDVKDTSSSSSKKNKEKSDKNNI; translated from the coding sequence ATGATTAGCAGAACACAAATTATGCGTTTATTAAAATATAAGAATGCTTTAAGACGCATGAAGAGTTTCGGATTTATAAAAGCATATTCCAATAATTTGGGGGATGCAATAGGTATCACTTCAGTTCAGGTAAGAAAAGACTTTTCTTTGTTTAATATCTCTGGAAATAAGAAGGGCGGATACAATATAGATGATTTGTTAGAGCAAATAGATAGTATATTAGGAAAACAAATTTCACATAATATTATATTAGTTGGATACGGTAAAATAGGAAAAGCATTGATTAATTACAGAGGATTTGAAAGCGAATCTATAAAAATAGTTGCAGCATTCGATCATAATCCTGAAAAAATAGATAGAAATGCATCTACACCAATACTTCCTATAGAAGAATTAAAAGATTTTATAATTAATAATAAAATAGAAATAGCAATATTAACTGTTCCTGATTTAGAAGCTCAAAGAATGTTTGATGTTATATGTAATGCTGGCATAAAAGGAGTTTTGAATTTTGCTCCTATAAAACTTTTAGAAAGACCTGATTGTATAATAAATGATGTTAATATAGCTGATGAGATTGAATCTTTATTCTATTTTATAAATGATGTGAAAGATACAAGTTCTTCTTCAAGCAAGAAAAATAAAGAAAAATCTGATAAAAATAATATATAG
- a CDS encoding bacteriohemerythrin — MEEIAEVIVKKGWIKWEERFKTGYKRIDNQHKELVNIINDLYETGVKGDISDEEVQKSFKEIIKRTIDYATYHFSYEEKIMNAINYSSAKDHISKHRAFSLKIVDEVDRYEKGDDLVIKDFITFLKDWLLNHIVLEDKKFISEVKSTLSKMYEEEIN; from the coding sequence ATGGAAGAAATAGCAGAAGTTATTGTAAAAAAAGGTTGGATTAAATGGGAGGAGAGATTCAAAACTGGTTATAAAAGAATAGATAATCAGCATAAAGAATTGGTAAATATCATAAATGATCTATATGAAACAGGGGTCAAAGGTGATATATCCGATGAAGAGGTTCAAAAATCATTTAAAGAAATTATAAAAAGAACTATAGATTATGCTACTTATCACTTCTCTTATGAAGAAAAGATAATGAATGCTATAAATTATTCTTCGGCTAAAGATCATATTTCTAAACATAGAGCTTTTTCTCTAAAAATAGTAGATGAAGTTGATAGATATGAGAAAGGCGATGATTTAGTAATTAAAGATTTTATTACTTTTTTGAAAGACTGGCTATTAAATCATATAGTGCTTGAGGATAAAAAATTTATATCTGAAGTTAAATCTACATTGAGTAAAATGTATGAGGAAGAAATAAATTAA